From Aristaeella lactis, the proteins below share one genomic window:
- a CDS encoding bifunctional metallophosphatase/5'-nucleotidase: MTVRKAVSLILACVLMLSLSCISAVSAESSVPEDTKRILVIETTDIHGYIMDVSAGSEDKFQYRMARIAYLVNEARNSGKYDDVLLLDGGDLYQGTPVSYMTGGAVIRAMLDTMHYDAVGLGNHEFDWGVDEYAGDSDGTVAPYVLGDYFGDPKIPVLASNLYDAVSGERVPFTKDYAIIEKAGLRIAVIGYIPDYRGTIMTSKIAPYSIDPSLSKLDTLIREIREREKPDAVILIVHDKPVQVAEAMDPAQVNLVCGGHTNHILAETAKSGVPYIQGYYYANGFASAELLIDANSGVTVENMQYTDITAEKESLFDTEENRPTLDPEIIALSHAGWDAIRDEMSEVLGWIDTPVLKTKTVGANNAGNFITGLMMKITRDQGTQAAFYNNGGIRTSFLIPDGQTTREITVNDIYSIAPFGNSLLVFDVTGPELAKQLADGLKTPNYGDQMSGLSFTYSATGDETMDRADREYTILSITLDDGTEVDLEGTEKQYRVCTTDFNATVPGSVFEEKTPVVPQADAPTDNESIVRFLREEKAAGDGYISVDTRPRGIEVPRE, translated from the coding sequence ATGACTGTCCGTAAAGCTGTTTCTCTTATTCTGGCATGCGTACTTATGCTGTCATTATCCTGCATTTCAGCCGTTTCTGCGGAAAGCAGTGTCCCTGAAGATACAAAACGTATCCTCGTGATCGAAACAACAGATATCCATGGCTACATCATGGATGTATCCGCAGGCAGCGAGGATAAGTTCCAGTACCGGATGGCCCGGATTGCTTACCTTGTCAATGAAGCAAGAAATTCCGGCAAATATGATGATGTCCTGTTGCTTGACGGCGGCGATCTTTATCAGGGCACACCTGTTTCCTATATGACCGGCGGAGCCGTAATCAGGGCGATGCTGGACACCATGCATTACGATGCAGTTGGCCTGGGCAATCACGAATTTGACTGGGGCGTTGATGAATACGCGGGAGATTCTGATGGAACCGTGGCGCCCTATGTATTGGGCGATTATTTCGGAGACCCGAAAATTCCGGTCCTTGCGTCCAATCTGTATGATGCCGTTTCCGGTGAGCGCGTTCCATTTACCAAAGATTATGCGATCATCGAAAAAGCCGGGCTGCGGATCGCTGTCATCGGTTATATTCCGGATTACAGAGGAACCATTATGACCTCCAAAATTGCGCCTTATTCCATTGATCCCAGCCTGTCGAAGCTTGACACGCTGATCCGCGAAATTCGTGAAAGAGAAAAGCCGGACGCCGTCATCCTGATCGTCCATGATAAGCCTGTCCAGGTGGCTGAAGCCATGGATCCGGCACAGGTAAACCTGGTCTGCGGAGGCCATACCAATCATATCCTTGCGGAAACAGCCAAAAGCGGCGTTCCCTATATCCAGGGATATTACTATGCCAACGGGTTTGCCTCCGCTGAACTGCTGATCGACGCAAACAGCGGCGTAACCGTGGAAAACATGCAGTATACAGACATTACAGCCGAAAAGGAATCTCTCTTTGACACAGAGGAGAATCGGCCGACGCTGGATCCGGAGATCATAGCTCTCTCCCATGCCGGCTGGGATGCTATCCGGGACGAAATGAGTGAAGTTCTGGGCTGGATTGACACTCCGGTCCTGAAAACGAAAACTGTAGGCGCAAACAATGCAGGCAACTTCATCACCGGCCTGATGATGAAGATAACCCGGGATCAGGGAACCCAGGCAGCGTTTTACAACAATGGCGGTATCCGTACCAGCTTCCTGATTCCGGATGGACAGACAACCCGTGAGATCACCGTGAATGATATCTATTCCATTGCACCGTTCGGAAATTCGCTGCTGGTCTTTGATGTCACCGGACCGGAGCTTGCAAAGCAGCTGGCGGATGGCCTGAAAACGCCTAATTATGGTGATCAGATGAGCGGTCTGTCGTTTACTTATTCTGCTACTGGTGATGAAACCATGGATCGTGCGGACCGGGAATATACTATTCTCAGTATCACCCTGGATGACGGCACAGAAGTGGATCTGGAAGGCACTGAGAAACAGTATCGAGTCTGTACAACCGATTTCAATGCTACTGTGCCCGGTTCCGTTTTTGAGGAAAAAACACCGGTCGTACCGCAGGCAGACGCACCGACAGATAATGAATCCATTGTTCGTTTTCTCCGGGAAGAGAAAGCTGCAGGCGACGGATATATTTCCGTGGATACCCGGCCCAGGGGTATTGAAGTGCCGCGGGAGTAA
- the trpE gene encoding anthranilate synthase component I, giving the protein MKITPTQEEVAKYRETGLYKVVPVSCELLADICTPIQAIRKLKNVSSHCFLLESAEPQEKWGRYTFLGYDPKMSISCVNGEMRINELKIRTEDPSAVLRQILAEYKSPRIPGLPPFTGGLTGYFSYDYLNYSEPTTRRETEDTEHFQDVDLMLFDKVIAFDNLRQKIILIVNVKLDEGEAGYHRAEMELEELKKLITEGAEAKDEPGRLTGEVTPLFNKTEYCAMVEKARHYIKEGDIFQIVLSNRLSAPYEGSLLNMYRMLRTVNPSPYMFYFSGTDVEVAGASPETLVKLENGILHTYPLAGTRPRGKTTEEDKRLEEELLRDEKELAEHNMLVDLGRNDLGRISKFGSVQVETFHDILRFSHVMHIGSTVCGEIREDKDALDAIEAVLPAGTLSGAPKIRACQLIGELENNKRGIYGGAIGYIDFAGNMDTCIAIRIAYKKNGKVFIRSGAGIVYDSVPEKEHEECLNKARAVLASLEKAGKEIDG; this is encoded by the coding sequence ATGAAGATTACACCCACCCAGGAAGAAGTGGCAAAGTACAGGGAGACGGGACTGTATAAGGTAGTGCCGGTCAGCTGTGAGCTTCTGGCGGATATCTGCACGCCGATCCAGGCAATCCGGAAACTGAAGAATGTTTCCTCCCATTGCTTCCTGCTGGAGTCCGCGGAACCGCAGGAGAAGTGGGGACGATACACGTTCCTGGGCTATGATCCGAAAATGAGCATCTCCTGTGTGAACGGGGAAATGCGGATCAATGAGCTGAAAATCCGGACGGAGGATCCTTCCGCTGTGCTGAGGCAGATCCTGGCGGAGTATAAAAGTCCCCGCATTCCGGGACTGCCGCCCTTTACCGGCGGCCTGACCGGATATTTCTCCTACGATTACCTGAATTATTCCGAACCGACGACCCGCAGGGAGACGGAAGATACGGAGCATTTCCAGGATGTGGATCTGATGCTCTTTGACAAGGTGATCGCCTTTGATAACCTGCGGCAGAAGATCATCCTGATCGTCAACGTAAAACTGGACGAGGGAGAAGCCGGATACCACAGGGCGGAAATGGAACTGGAGGAGCTGAAGAAACTCATTACGGAAGGCGCGGAAGCGAAGGATGAACCCGGGCGCCTGACCGGAGAAGTGACGCCGCTGTTCAACAAGACGGAATACTGTGCCATGGTGGAGAAAGCCCGGCATTACATCAAAGAAGGAGACATTTTCCAGATCGTCCTGTCCAACAGGCTGAGCGCACCGTATGAGGGCAGCCTGCTGAACATGTACCGGATGCTGCGGACGGTCAATCCGTCTCCCTACATGTTCTACTTTTCCGGAACGGATGTGGAGGTTGCCGGAGCAAGTCCGGAAACACTGGTGAAGCTGGAAAACGGCATCCTGCATACTTATCCGCTGGCCGGTACCCGGCCTCGGGGAAAAACCACGGAGGAGGATAAGCGGCTGGAGGAAGAACTGCTGCGGGATGAAAAGGAACTGGCGGAACATAATATGCTGGTGGATCTGGGACGGAACGACCTGGGCAGGATCTCAAAGTTCGGCAGCGTACAGGTGGAAACATTCCACGATATCCTGCGGTTTTCCCATGTGATGCACATCGGTTCCACAGTGTGCGGGGAGATCCGGGAGGACAAGGACGCGCTGGACGCTATTGAGGCGGTACTGCCGGCAGGTACGCTGTCGGGTGCTCCGAAAATCCGGGCCTGCCAGCTGATCGGTGAGCTGGAGAACAACAAGCGGGGGATCTACGGCGGAGCGATCGGTTATATCGACTTTGCCGGAAACATGGATACCTGCATCGCGATCCGGATCGCGTACAAGAAGAATGGTAAAGTATTCATCCGTTCCGGGGCTGGCATCGTATATGATTCCGTTCCGGAAAAGGAACACGAGGAATGCCTGAACAAGGCCCGGGCGGTACTCGCCTCCCTGGAGAAAGCCGGAAAGGAGATAGACGGATGA
- a CDS encoding anthranilate synthase component II, protein MTLLIDNYDSFSYNLFQYVGELDPDIRVIRNDEMNLEEIRALKPDRIILSPGPGRPEDAGITQAAAGELGKEIPLLGVCLGHQAICAAFGATVTYAKALMHGKQSVVRQEGNSPLFAGLPETFAVARYHSLAADPETMPECLMVTARTEDGEVMAVQHKEYPIYGVQFHPESILTPSGHKMLEHFMALKA, encoded by the coding sequence ATGACGCTGCTGATCGACAACTATGACAGCTTTTCCTACAACCTGTTTCAGTATGTGGGAGAACTGGATCCGGATATCCGGGTAATCCGGAACGACGAGATGAACCTTGAGGAGATCCGGGCCCTGAAGCCGGACAGGATCATTCTTTCTCCCGGTCCCGGACGGCCGGAAGATGCCGGGATCACGCAGGCAGCAGCCGGGGAGCTTGGCAAGGAAATCCCGCTGCTGGGAGTGTGCCTGGGGCACCAGGCGATCTGCGCGGCCTTCGGTGCGACAGTAACCTACGCCAAAGCCCTGATGCACGGGAAACAGTCCGTGGTACGGCAGGAGGGCAACAGCCCGCTGTTTGCGGGACTGCCGGAAACTTTCGCGGTGGCACGGTATCATTCCCTGGCCGCGGATCCGGAAACCATGCCGGAGTGCCTGATGGTGACGGCCAGGACGGAAGACGGCGAGGTCATGGCGGTGCAGCATAAGGAGTATCCGATCTACGGGGTACAGTTTCATCCGGAAAGCATACTCACGCCATCAGGCCACAAAATGCTTGAGCATTTTATGGCACTGAAGGCGTGA
- the trpD gene encoding anthranilate phosphoribosyltransferase, translated as MIKEAIVKIVSKEDLTYEEAYTVMNEIMSGETTPTQNAAFLASLSTKSARAETTDEIAGCAAAMREKATRVEAGDELFEIVGTGGDNAHSFNISTTSALVAAAGGMRVAKHGNRAASSKCGTADCLEALGVNIDQSPDKCRELLDKAGMCFFFAQKYHTSMKYVGAIRKELGFRTVFNILGPLTNPGHPSMQLLGVYDEYLVQPLAQVLMNLGVKRGMVVYGQDKLDEISMSAPTTVCEFKDGWMKNYVITPEQFGLKRCAKQDLVGGTPAENAEVTKAILAGKKGPKRDAVLMNAGAALYIGGKAESLAAGIKLAAEIIDSGKATETLEKLIKVSQE; from the coding sequence ATGATTAAGGAAGCTATTGTGAAGATTGTCAGCAAGGAAGACCTGACCTATGAGGAAGCCTATACCGTGATGAATGAGATCATGAGCGGGGAGACCACACCGACCCAGAACGCGGCTTTCCTGGCGTCCCTGTCCACCAAGAGCGCCCGGGCGGAGACCACGGACGAGATTGCCGGTTGTGCCGCGGCGATGAGGGAAAAAGCAACCCGCGTGGAAGCAGGGGACGAACTGTTTGAGATCGTCGGTACCGGCGGAGACAACGCCCACAGCTTCAACATCTCCACAACGTCGGCGCTGGTGGCCGCAGCGGGCGGCATGCGGGTCGCCAAGCACGGTAACCGGGCTGCCTCCAGCAAATGCGGTACGGCGGACTGCCTGGAAGCACTGGGTGTGAACATTGACCAGAGTCCGGATAAGTGCCGTGAACTGCTGGACAAGGCCGGCATGTGCTTCTTCTTTGCCCAGAAATATCACACTTCCATGAAGTATGTGGGTGCCATCCGGAAGGAACTGGGATTCCGGACCGTGTTCAACATCCTGGGACCGCTGACCAATCCGGGACATCCTTCCATGCAGCTGCTGGGCGTGTATGACGAGTATCTGGTACAGCCCCTGGCCCAGGTGCTGATGAATCTGGGCGTAAAGCGCGGCATGGTGGTTTACGGACAGGACAAACTGGACGAGATCTCCATGAGCGCGCCGACGACGGTCTGCGAATTCAAGGACGGCTGGATGAAGAACTATGTGATCACTCCCGAACAGTTCGGCCTGAAACGCTGCGCAAAACAGGACCTGGTCGGCGGAACCCCGGCGGAGAATGCCGAAGTCACGAAGGCAATCCTTGCGGGCAAGAAGGGACCAAAACGGGATGCCGTCCTGATGAACGCCGGCGCGGCCCTGTATATCGGCGGCAAAGCGGAAAGCCTGGCCGCAGGAATCAAACTGGCGGCGGAGATCATTGACAGCGGAAAAGCTACGGAGACGCTTGAGAAACTTATAAAAGTTTCTCAAGAATGA
- the trpC gene encoding indole-3-glycerol phosphate synthase TrpC, translating to MNILDKLADLSREWAKREQETVSAEELREQAKALGKGNGEAFLSALKKPGISFICEIKKASPSKGLISPDFPYLKIAEAYEQAGADCISCLTEPEYFLGSDDIFREVREKVNLPMLRKDFTVCEYQLDQARVMGANAALLIVSLMDERTLAAYLEHCEELGIAALVETHDEEEIRTAVSAGAKIIGVNNRNLKDFSVDFGNAARLRDRIPPECIYVAESGVRTPEDVQRLRQIGADAALIGETLMRAEDPAETLKSLRRQ from the coding sequence ATGAACATACTGGATAAGCTTGCGGATCTTTCCCGGGAATGGGCGAAGAGAGAACAGGAGACGGTTTCGGCAGAAGAACTGCGGGAACAGGCAAAAGCACTGGGCAAGGGAAACGGGGAGGCGTTCCTTTCCGCACTGAAAAAGCCGGGGATCTCCTTTATCTGCGAGATCAAGAAGGCGTCTCCCTCCAAGGGACTGATCTCCCCGGACTTTCCCTACCTGAAGATCGCGGAGGCCTATGAACAAGCCGGGGCGGACTGCATCTCCTGCCTGACGGAGCCGGAATACTTCCTGGGATCCGACGACATCTTCCGCGAAGTGCGGGAAAAGGTGAACCTGCCGATGCTGCGCAAGGATTTCACGGTATGTGAGTATCAGCTGGATCAGGCAAGGGTGATGGGAGCCAATGCCGCCCTGCTGATCGTTTCCCTGATGGATGAAAGGACGCTGGCGGCTTACCTGGAGCACTGCGAAGAACTGGGGATCGCGGCACTGGTGGAAACGCATGACGAGGAAGAGATCCGGACGGCAGTTTCAGCCGGGGCAAAGATCATCGGGGTCAACAACCGGAACCTGAAGGACTTTTCCGTGGATTTCGGAAACGCGGCGAGGCTGCGGGACAGGATCCCGCCGGAATGTATCTACGTGGCGGAAAGCGGAGTCAGGACACCGGAGGATGTGCAGCGGCTGAGGCAGATCGGCGCGGATGCCGCACTGATCGGTGAAACGCTGATGCGCGCGGAAGATCCGGCGGAAACGCTAAAGAGCCTGAGACGGCAGTGA
- a CDS encoding phosphoribosylanthranilate isomerase — MTKIKMCGLRRKEDIEAVNELRPDYVGFVFFPGSKRYITPETAKELKAGLAPGIRTVGVFVDEKPENVAWLLEEGVIDIAQLHGNEDEAYLESLRGLTEKPLIQAFRIRSEADIQRAIASSSEEILLDAGAGDGRTFDWSLLAKVTRPYFLAGGLNPENVSGAVRTLNPYAVDVSSGIETDGFKDKEKMRAFVREIRGDRA; from the coding sequence ATGACAAAGATCAAGATGTGCGGATTACGGCGGAAGGAAGACATTGAGGCCGTTAATGAGCTGCGGCCGGACTATGTCGGGTTTGTGTTCTTTCCGGGCAGTAAGCGTTATATCACACCGGAAACAGCGAAGGAACTGAAAGCAGGACTTGCTCCGGGAATCCGCACCGTCGGGGTGTTTGTGGATGAAAAACCGGAGAATGTTGCCTGGCTGCTGGAAGAGGGCGTGATCGACATTGCCCAGCTTCACGGGAATGAGGATGAGGCATACCTGGAAAGCCTGCGGGGACTGACGGAAAAACCGCTGATCCAGGCTTTCCGGATCCGGAGTGAGGCGGACATACAGCGGGCGATAGCTTCTTCTTCGGAGGAAATCCTGCTGGACGCCGGGGCCGGGGACGGCAGGACCTTTGACTGGAGTCTCCTGGCAAAGGTGACGCGTCCGTATTTCCTGGCGGGAGGACTGAACCCCGAAAATGTATCCGGTGCGGTCCGGACACTGAATCCCTATGCGGTGGACGTTTCTTCCGGCATTGAAACAGACGGATTCAAGGATAAAGAAAAAATGCGCGCTTTTGTGCGGGAAATAAGAGGTGACAGGGCATGA
- the trpB gene encoding tryptophan synthase subunit beta: protein MSNQNGRFGIHGGQYIPETLMNAVIELEEAYNHYKADPEFNRELTALLNDYAGRPSRLYYAEKMTKDLGGAKIYLKREDLNHTGAHKINNVLGQALLAKKMGKTRLIAETGAGQHGVATATAAALMGMECVVFMGEEDTIRQALNVYRMRLLGAEVIPVKTGTATLKDAVSEAMREWTRRIDDTHYCLGSVMGPHPFPTIVRDFQAVISKEIKEQMMEKEGRLPDAVIACVGGGSNAIGSFYHFIEDKGVRLIGCEAAGRGIDTFETAATMNTGRLGIFHGMKSYFCQDEYGQIAPVYSISAGLDYPGVGPEHAWLHDIGRAEYVPVTDEEAVCAFEYLAKTEGIIPAIESAHAVAYARKIAPEMKPDQTIVITVSGRGDKDCAAIARYRGEDLHE, encoded by the coding sequence ATGAGCAACCAGAACGGACGCTTTGGGATCCACGGCGGGCAGTATATCCCCGAGACACTGATGAACGCTGTGATCGAACTGGAAGAGGCGTATAACCATTACAAGGCGGATCCGGAATTCAACCGGGAACTGACCGCTCTCCTGAATGATTACGCAGGCCGGCCGTCCCGGCTGTATTACGCTGAAAAGATGACGAAAGACCTGGGCGGGGCAAAAATCTACCTGAAGCGGGAAGACCTGAACCATACCGGTGCGCACAAGATCAACAACGTACTGGGACAGGCGCTGCTGGCAAAGAAGATGGGCAAGACCCGCCTGATCGCTGAAACCGGCGCCGGCCAGCACGGGGTGGCGACCGCCACAGCCGCGGCCCTGATGGGGATGGAGTGCGTTGTATTCATGGGTGAGGAAGATACCATCCGCCAGGCACTGAATGTGTACCGGATGCGGCTGCTTGGCGCGGAGGTGATCCCGGTGAAGACCGGCACCGCAACCCTGAAGGATGCTGTCAGTGAGGCAATGCGGGAATGGACCAGGCGGATTGATGACACTCATTACTGCCTTGGCTCCGTGATGGGACCGCATCCGTTCCCGACGATCGTCCGGGACTTCCAGGCGGTGATCTCCAAAGAGATCAAGGAACAGATGATGGAGAAGGAAGGACGGCTGCCGGACGCGGTGATCGCGTGTGTCGGCGGCGGAAGCAACGCCATCGGCAGCTTCTATCACTTTATTGAGGATAAAGGAGTCCGCCTGATCGGCTGCGAGGCGGCTGGCCGGGGGATTGACACCTTTGAAACCGCCGCGACGATGAATACCGGGCGGCTGGGAATCTTCCATGGCATGAAGAGCTATTTCTGCCAGGATGAGTACGGCCAGATCGCTCCGGTGTATTCCATCTCGGCCGGACTGGATTATCCCGGCGTCGGTCCGGAACACGCCTGGCTGCACGATATCGGGCGGGCGGAATATGTGCCGGTGACGGACGAGGAAGCCGTCTGTGCCTTTGAGTACCTGGCAAAGACCGAAGGGATCATTCCAGCGATCGAGTCGGCCCATGCCGTGGCGTACGCCCGGAAAATCGCGCCGGAAATGAAACCGGACCAGACCATTGTGATTACCGTTTCGGGACGCGGAGACAAGGATTGTGCCGCGATCGCCCGCTACAGGGGGGAGGATCTCCATGAGTAA
- the trpA gene encoding tryptophan synthase subunit alpha — translation MSKIASAFDHGKAFIAFITCGDPDLDTTGRAVRAAVENGADLIELGIPFSDPTAEGPVIQEASLRALQAGTTTDRIFGFVKELRTDVTVPMVFMTYANVIFSYGAEKFISTCAQIGIDGLILPDLPFEEKEEFLPLCRQYGVDLISLIAPTSENRVAMIAREAEGFIYLVSSLGVTGTRSEITTDLVPIIRTIRENAKVPVAIGFGISTPEQAKKMAAISDGAIVGSAIEKILAQHGKESAEYIGDYVRSMKNALKELN, via the coding sequence ATGAGTAAGATCGCATCTGCTTTTGACCACGGAAAGGCTTTTATCGCTTTCATTACCTGCGGGGATCCGGATCTTGACACTACAGGCCGGGCCGTGCGCGCGGCCGTTGAGAACGGTGCTGACCTGATCGAACTGGGCATCCCTTTTTCCGATCCCACAGCGGAAGGCCCGGTGATCCAGGAGGCCAGCCTGCGGGCACTGCAGGCGGGCACCACAACAGACCGAATCTTCGGCTTTGTGAAGGAACTGCGGACAGACGTTACGGTTCCCATGGTCTTCATGACCTATGCCAATGTGATCTTCTCCTACGGCGCGGAGAAATTTATCTCCACCTGCGCACAGATCGGGATCGACGGACTGATCCTGCCGGATCTGCCCTTTGAGGAGAAAGAGGAGTTCCTGCCCCTGTGCCGGCAGTACGGGGTGGACCTGATCTCGCTGATCGCCCCGACGTCTGAAAACCGGGTGGCAATGATCGCCCGGGAGGCGGAGGGCTTTATCTACCTGGTATCCAGCCTTGGCGTGACCGGAACCCGCAGTGAGATCACCACGGATCTGGTACCGATCATCCGGACGATCCGGGAAAACGCAAAGGTGCCGGTGGCCATCGGCTTCGGTATTTCCACACCGGAGCAGGCGAAGAAGATGGCGGCGATCTCCGACGGCGCGATCGTTGGATCGGCGATTGAAAAGATCCTTGCACAGCACGGCAAGGAATCGGCTGAATATATCGGCGATTATGTCCGGTCCATGAAGAACGCACTGAAAGAACTGAACTAA
- a CDS encoding ACT domain-containing protein — MIRQLSIFAENKKGAMNRITQILADAGINMNTLITNDSAEFGIIRMLVSDTDRAADELQADGYMCHTDYVAAVEIGDECGSLNDLLTVINDGNINLDYLYVTYNTLSRLPVAILKASDLMEVEGFLQAKGYKTLERID; from the coding sequence ATGATTCGACAACTGTCCATTTTCGCGGAAAACAAAAAAGGCGCCATGAACCGGATTACCCAGATCCTGGCGGACGCCGGTATCAACATGAACACCCTGATCACAAATGACAGCGCTGAATTCGGCATTATCCGCATGCTGGTATCTGATACGGACCGGGCCGCGGATGAACTGCAGGCGGACGGATATATGTGCCATACGGACTATGTGGCCGCTGTGGAGATCGGAGACGAATGCGGCAGCCTGAATGACCTGCTGACGGTGATCAATGACGGCAATATCAACCTGGATTACCTCTATGTGACCTACAATACGCTGAGCAGGCTGCCGGTGGCAATCCTGAAGGCATCCGACCTGATGGAAGTGGAAGGTTTCCTGCAGGCAAAGGGATATAAAACCCTGGAGCGGATAGACTGA
- the glgB gene encoding 1,4-alpha-glucan branching protein GlgB, protein MWYNPPDGQRRDSFHAGNCVNAYDFLGAHPVEENGELKWHFSVWAPNAQRVSLVGGFCNWDTEAYPMAKQYDGIWELRLPDTLFRPEPGQENASSPEAAELLRTYKYAVLCANGEWHMRADPYGFEMELRPSNGSKLRDLSSYQWNDSAWMEARREKEAVREPMNIYEMHLGTWRRGENGRILNYAEIADQLVPYLQEMGYTHVEFMPVMEHPFDGSWGYQVIGYYAPTSRYGTPDQLRYLVDRLHQAGIAVILDWVPAHFPKDEAGLRLFDGTPCYEHADSRRAEMPQWGTLLFDYARGEAVSFLLSNAIFWLREYHADGLRCDAVSCMLYLDFGKESGQWVPNQYGGHENLDAVRFLQHLNEAVSTECPGAITVAEESTAYPKVTHPVKDGGLGFSFKWNMGWMNDILSYIALDPIYRQYHHDKITFSMMYAFSENYVLPFSHDEVVHCKGSMLDKQPGDLWKKFAGLRALYGYYMVHPGKKLLFMGGEFGQFVEWRDQQQLDWFLLGYEKHPDLQKYVKELNHLYSSEPALHRIDDSWDGFKWLNVNDKQRSAAAVMRSDDKGSSIVCAVNFTPQPYLNYRIGLPFDCELTEILNSDKAEYGGSNLYNGTVLHAEEIPQEEHPFSCEIVLPPLAAVFFKVKKK, encoded by the coding sequence ATGTGGTACAATCCGCCGGACGGACAGCGGCGTGACAGCTTTCATGCGGGAAACTGCGTCAACGCGTATGATTTTTTAGGCGCGCATCCCGTGGAGGAAAACGGTGAACTGAAATGGCATTTCTCCGTCTGGGCTCCCAATGCCCAGCGGGTTTCCCTTGTCGGCGGGTTCTGCAACTGGGACACGGAAGCTTACCCCATGGCCAAGCAGTATGACGGCATATGGGAGCTGCGCCTGCCGGATACCCTGTTCCGACCCGAACCCGGTCAGGAAAACGCCTCCAGTCCTGAAGCCGCAGAGCTGCTCCGCACCTATAAATACGCCGTTCTCTGTGCCAACGGGGAATGGCACATGCGGGCCGACCCCTACGGCTTTGAGATGGAACTGCGGCCCAGCAACGGCAGCAAGCTGCGGGACCTGTCATCCTATCAGTGGAACGACAGTGCGTGGATGGAAGCCAGGAGGGAAAAAGAAGCCGTCCGTGAGCCCATGAATATTTATGAGATGCACCTGGGAACCTGGCGCAGGGGCGAAAACGGCCGCATCCTGAACTACGCTGAAATTGCTGACCAGCTGGTTCCCTACCTGCAGGAGATGGGCTATACCCATGTGGAGTTTATGCCCGTCATGGAGCATCCCTTTGATGGTTCCTGGGGCTATCAGGTAATCGGCTATTACGCTCCCACCTCCCGTTACGGCACACCCGACCAGCTTCGGTATCTGGTGGACAGGCTTCACCAGGCCGGCATAGCGGTCATCCTCGATTGGGTCCCCGCCCACTTCCCCAAGGACGAGGCAGGGCTGCGCCTGTTCGACGGTACGCCCTGCTATGAGCACGCGGATTCCCGCCGTGCTGAAATGCCTCAGTGGGGAACGCTTCTGTTCGACTACGCCCGGGGTGAAGCGGTCAGTTTTCTCCTGTCCAACGCCATTTTCTGGCTCAGGGAATACCATGCCGACGGCCTGCGCTGCGATGCGGTCAGCTGTATGCTGTACCTGGATTTCGGCAAGGAATCCGGCCAGTGGGTGCCCAACCAGTACGGCGGTCATGAGAACCTGGACGCGGTGCGTTTCCTGCAGCACTTGAACGAAGCCGTTAGCACGGAGTGTCCCGGTGCCATCACCGTGGCAGAGGAATCCACCGCCTATCCCAAGGTCACCCATCCCGTAAAGGACGGCGGACTTGGTTTCAGTTTCAAATGGAATATGGGCTGGATGAATGATATTCTCTCCTACATCGCCCTCGACCCGATCTACCGGCAGTACCATCACGACAAGATCACCTTCTCGATGATGTACGCTTTCAGCGAAAACTATGTGCTGCCCTTCTCACACGATGAAGTGGTTCACTGCAAGGGCTCCATGCTGGACAAGCAGCCCGGCGACCTCTGGAAGAAGTTCGCGGGCCTGCGCGCGCTGTACGGATATTACATGGTGCATCCCGGCAAAAAACTGCTGTTCATGGGCGGAGAGTTCGGCCAGTTTGTGGAATGGCGGGATCAGCAGCAGCTTGACTGGTTCCTCCTTGGTTACGAAAAGCATCCTGACCTGCAGAAATATGTAAAGGAACTGAATCACCTGTACAGCAGCGAGCCTGCCCTGCACAGGATCGATGACAGCTGGGACGGCTTCAAGTGGCTGAACGTGAACGACAAACAGCGCAGTGCGGCTGCTGTGATGCGATCCGATGATAAAGGCAGTTCCATCGTCTGCGCGGTAAACTTCACTCCCCAGCCCTACCTGAATTACCGCATCGGCCTGCCCTTTGACTGTGAACTGACCGAGATCCTCAATTCCGACAAAGCGGAATACGGCGGCAGCAACCTCTATAACGGCACAGTCCTTCATGCGGAAGAAATCCCCCAGGAGGAGCATCCCTTCTCCTGCGAGATCGTTCTCCCGCCGCTGGCCGCGGTCTTCTTCAAAGTAAAGAAAAAATAA